In one window of Saccharomyces paradoxus chromosome VII, complete sequence DNA:
- the MPS2 gene encoding Mps2p (Essential membrane protein localized at nuclear envelope and SPBs~similar to YGL075C) yields the protein MSEGAFDAIFEYAWGQIDKPISGDFIYGKDLPKLMEIIENIFQKAQKNGSYDLRLPLFSEINKDLFRTFSNTKTFFKIHKEEFDDIFFNLVNHSLKEVLENAFIGSDSIPSDFIVSLDLKSPSKFLLENKDKNTEGPGISTPREKLTESPIKLLSQNNVGKALRVQVEDLKRELNTKQSLLQENERQVSELKRRLETYQQKYASIQQQFNDLQKTRHVEDNQHISRTSDPASPLITGIDQKVILEEFKRRLQRQTDTISSLKDQIRRERGLNYSNDKASLSKRKSSTSDSDSTSKNLIDRFPSHLWVRASIRIIVCFALLAGVLPYIRKYLYIRDTPSQNSRLQLSWWENSGILSKIVWFFEDQADLETEYRSNANMDDAYSKVFGI from the coding sequence ATGAGTGAAGGTGCGTTTGATgctatttttgaatatgcATGGGGGCAAATTGACAAGCCAATTAGTGGAGACTTCATATATGGTAAAGACTTGCCAAAGTTAATGGAAATCATTGAGaatatctttcaaaaggCACAAAAGAATGGTTCTTATGATCTTCGATTACCATTATTTTCTGAAATCAATAAAGATTTGTTTCGCACATTTTCTAATACGAAGACCTTCTTTAAGATAcacaaagaagaatttgacgatatcttcttcaatttggTTAATCACTCCCTCAAGGAAGTCTTGGAAAACGCATTCATTGGTTCAGATTCCATTCCAAGTGATTTTATCGTAAGTTTGGATTTGAAATCACCTTCTAAATTTCTACTTGAGAACAAGGATAAAAATACAGAGGGGCCTGGGATTTCAACACCCAGGGAGAAGCTTACTGAATCGCCTATCAAGTTGCTCAGCCAAAATAATGTAGGAAAGGCTTTGAGGGTACAAGTGGAGGATTTAAAAAGGGAACTGAATACGAAGCAAAGCTTGCTCCAGGAAAATGAACGACAGGTAAGCGAGTTGAAAAGGAGGCTCGAAACTTATCAACAAAAGTATGCTTCCATACAACAGCAGTTCAACGATTTACAGAAAACAAGGCATGTAGAAGATAATCAACATATATCCAGGACCTCTGACCCTGCATCACCTCTGATAACAGGAATCGATCAAAAAGTCATTCTAgaagaattcaaaagaagattaCAGAGACAAACGGACACTATATCTTCATTGAAGGATCAAATACGGCGAGAAAGAGGGCTTAATTACAGTAACGATAAGGCATCACTTTCAAAGCGAAAATCTTCAACTTCTGACAGTGATTCTACTTCCAAGAATCTTATTGACAGGTTTCCCTCTCATTTATGGGTAAGAGCATCAATAAGAATCATAGTCTGTTTCGCTCTGCTAGCTGGTGTCCTACCATACATTAGAAAATACTTATATATTCGTGATACGCCATCCCAAAACTCAAGGTTACAATTATCATGGTGGGAGAATAGCGGCATATTAAGCAAAATTGTGTGGTTCTTTGAAGATCAGGCAGATTTAGAAACTGAGTACCGCTCAAATGCCAACATGGATGACGCATATAGCAAGGTATTCGGCATATAG